attctaaacaaaaaacagtgtttgtatgtgttcatgctaatgaaggaacatgtcacctgGTGGGACtcatttactgtatatgtttttataattttttggaCACCAAcagagctctatggcacagaggaaaaaGCTATATATCAAGCTGTGGATACAAAGATAATACTTGTTATTCGGATACATTTATTGTTGGTTTTACTCTTTTCATGGGATGTGttgaccataaaaaaaaaatcattattcaCTTTATCCCTTAAGTTATTTGTGTCACATGTTAAAGACATAATATGAAACCTAAAATTATATGTCCGTGCTTTATCTGAAATACGGCGGTTAAATGTTCAAAACCCTGTTGTGCTGTTGGAGCTGTCCAGTCATCTTACTCACATTCATTCATGACTTTTATTGTCAGTTATTATAactgaaagttattatagtgaCTGTAGTGTTCTTACATCTACACTCGTAATACATTAAACCAGTTTTTTACTTCTGGTGCTGGGGTTTAGATGACAGAGCAGATCCAGGAAGACagagataaaaagaaaagaaaaaaacataattggaAATAAAAGTATACTAATACTTTTAAATATTCTGGCATGGTATTTTCTGAAAGCCAAAGCATGGCTTTATAATGTTCTTATGTCttagaatatttttttaatgtttcatttaattaatttgAAATAAGTTTTTCTTTTAGGGTCTGCCAACCTGTAACAGTGACGTCaatttgcattttaaagcatCCTCCTGACATGTAGCCTACTTGTTGTGGCTCTCTGTTGGATTCCTGCTGTCCATCTGCCTTCCTGAATTAGCCAAAGACAGCTTTTCCTACCAGGCATCTCAATGGTAGCTTCTGTATTATTAACATgcagtttggtgtttttattatgaaCTCAAGccattttttattgttatgaCTCATTACTCAACAACTAAATTTGCagaatgattacattttttcttttcagaaatTAGGAGACAAGACCTGGACAAATCCTGAGAGTACCTCATCTGTGACAGTCTCCTGGTGATGGTCACGCCCATATTGGACATTGCAGAAGATGTCACCTGGCCTGCATGAGAGAGACCCTCCCGTGTCCTCATATATCTACAGGTAGAAAGAAGTGGTAGACGTCAGGACATGAATGGATATGGACTTACAGTACCGTACACACAGAGAGTACAAAGGTTTAAATTCCCACACGCTCACAACATAAATTAAGCAGTTAACAATAGGCTCATATACGTCAATGGCTACGATCCATGTGGCTGCAGAAGGCTGTTTCAAAGAAACGCTTCAGGCTAGCCCTGCCTCTCAATACTACTGCTCCTTATGCTAAGTCTGGCTGTAAGGCTATTAACAGAGCACCGATCCTATTTGACCTGAAAAATCCCATCACTACTTTCTTAGAAGACAATCCTCTTTAACATGTGAGCACATAGAAAAACATTGGGAAACCCCTGCGCTATAAAATGCAGTACTGTACAAGTGTTTTAGTTTTTCAGGATAGGATGCAACATGATGACCAACACTTACATGTTGGAGTGACTGATGTCCTCCAAAGCGGCAGAGGCTCTGAGATATCTGAAACAAGAGCAGAACATGCACAAGTTGACAGGTTATGACCCTGACTTATGACAGAGAGCACGACAGGCGTCAGTGTGCTTTCCATGGTTATGTAACCAGGTCTGTCGCAGCACAGGTTGGGTGTTTTAAGCCAGGTAAGACTATAGAGGTATGTATTGGAGTTTTTAGCCATCCAACACGCCTTGCCTCACAATGAAAATGGCAGTCTAAACATGCAATGCTTATGAGGGTGCCAGCGCACTTACGGGGCTGAGATCTGGACGTCTTGCCAGCCTTTGGACAGGTTCTGTTTGAGGTTACTGAGCGGGCTCATACCAAGCTGCCTCTTGATGTCTGCGGCATATTTTTCTCTGACCAAAAGCACCTGCCGCAAGGTCTGAATTTCCTCCTCCACCTAGAAAAACACAAACCAGTTAAATCAATAGAGAGACAATAGTCAGCAGCAGATGCTGTTAAACATATTTACTTTTTGTGATTAATAGCCTAAAAGAGCTGCATCACCTTTTCAAGTTCAAAACGTAGATTGTCTATGTCCTCCTCGGTTAGATCTGAGGCTGAGCATCCATTTTCTGTTATCCCCGTGGAGAAGCTAATGGATGGTGAAGCCCCACCAAAACCTTACAAAGAAGCATGGgcaaatagatagatagatagatagatagatagatagatagatagataggaacACGTAAATATCACCAACCTATAGGACATCCTAATATTACAGTGTGTGggtaaataaatatgaatatacgacgaatatatgaatataaatatacatttgtAGAGAAGTTATTGGATACAGTAGTCCCTCTGAAACCTCCCAGAGGCATGGAGAAAATGTTAGATAACCTAGTCATAAATATTAGATAGCTAGACATAGGCTATATCTTTAATTGTTGTGTACTTTTATATAACGTTAttgtcaaaaaaatttaaaactgcAGTAGTTATATACCAGTAACAGATAACAGTACAGTCGGTTTCATATGAGTCAACGCAATCGGAGCTGTCCTTAGTGCTGAACTCCACTCTGCTAACTGAACAGCTACCGTGACTTGTTGCTCACggagctaagctaacgttagctagcgtcgACAGCAGCACAAACT
This genomic interval from Perca fluviatilis chromosome 5, GENO_Pfluv_1.0, whole genome shotgun sequence contains the following:
- the LOC120558333 gene encoding tumor protein D54-like → MNRPGFGGASPSISFSTGITENGCSASDLTEEDIDNLRFELEKVEEEIQTLRQVLLVREKYAADIKRQLGMSPLSNLKQNLSKGWQDVQISAPYLRASAALEDISHSNIYMRTREGLSHAGQVTSSAMSNMGVTITRRLSQMRALPLPSPPRTLSHTMSVPTMRHSSTFKSFEEMVGNVKDKVSGSRTMDNGNTSGFERRSSRT